The Flavipsychrobacter sp. genome contains the following window.
TCTCTGTACATGAACATAAATGTGGATTCTAAGACATGAGTGTTCAATACCTTGTCTTTGATGCTGCACAACAACCACATCTTCACTTTACCTTCTGCCTCTTGGTGCTTTATGGTCACTAGTGGGAAATTATTTTTCAAGTACCCCTCAAGCAGCTGAAAAGCTTGTGTAAGGCTAGTAGCTGCCAAAGACACCTTGTAGGCAATACCCAAAGCACTCAAGTTGAGATAACGACCATAGGACAGACCTAGTTTATCATCATTCAGCTTATCATTCAGTGCGTTCAATATTCTTTCATACTCTTCTACACTTATACTTTCCTTATCATCGCAAAGATCTATTGGCTTATCCAAAAGAGCTTCTAGTGCTGTTCTATCCACCGCTCTACACTCGGCATAATTCATCAGAAGATTGACCAATGGTGCTGCAATTCTCATATCAAAAACTTTGGCGCAAAATATCAATATTATCGTTACGAACCATAATAGGTTTGCATTAATCTAATAAGAATAATCATGAGACTATTAAACAGAGCCTTAGGAGCCAATGCTATTTCTGCCTTTTTATCTGGAGCAGCACTTATCATATATCAATTTAAAATAGCCGCAATATTTGGTGTGGAAAAAACTACCATTTTCTGGTTAACAGGTGTTGGACTGGTCTATTTTTCAGCAACTATACTCTCTGAGATAAAAAGGAAAAGATCAGGCTATATCTTATGGATCATTGCTCAGGATGCCATATGGGTACTTGCCAGTGCTATTATAGTTATAACAAAACCTTTTAGCATAACCAACGAAGGTTACTTCCTTATAAAACTGTTTGCTTTAATTGTACTGTTCTTTACTGTTTTCCAGTCGGTAGGTTTGGCGCAAATGGATAATGTGGCCAATCAAAAATTTAAGCGCCTATCTTTTAGCAGAGTAGTAAAAGCGGATAAGGCTCGCGTATGGAGTATAATATCCAATGTGAAAGACTATCATAAAGTAGCACCAGGTATTGATAATGTGACCATACTCTCTGGAGAAGCTCAAGGTATGCAACGCCAATGTAGCCATGGCAAAAAAAGATGGACGGAAACCTGCACCCTTTGGGAAGAAGGCCAACAGTACTCTTTTGAAGTAGACACTAAAGCTCCCGATTACCCTTATCCGCTTAGCTATTTAAAAGGCATATGGATAGCTAAAGAATTATCGGACACAGAAACTGAGATCATCATGCATTTTGACTTTATCTATAAATACAAAATATACAATGTTATCATACACCCTATCATGAGATGCCGATTTAAGAACAGCTGTGAACAACTGCTAGACAATTGGGAACAACAAGTAGAAGAAGGGGGCCGTTAAGCCCCCTTACACACTCACCATATAAACACTATCAAACAATTCTCAACCAATCGTTGACACTAAAACTCGGGCAGGCTTTCCTTACATCGGGGAAATTATTATGTCCTAATATGATCGCATCAGGATATCTGGCTCTTAAGTTCAAGAGCAGTTTCAACATAGCTATTTCTTGTTCCTTACTCTTTGTATCCATCGGTCTCCCATCCTCATCCACTCCACCAATATAAGAGAGGTGTATGCTATTTTTGTTATACCCTCTTACTCCATTAGCAATCTTATCTTCAGAGTGCAATTGCTTTATCTCTCCTTTGTAGGTAATTATATAATGATATCCCGGATTACGCCAACCTAATATATTTTGCCAATATCCTTTTATGCTTTCTATTTTTGTATCCGTAGGCGTTGCTGTACAATGCACTACTAGGTATTTTATTGTTCTCATGGTTATGGTAGTTTGATATGCCATATTCTCAGCACCCATCTTACGATAGTATACAACCCGAGAATAATGGTTACACGTAATAAGATGTAATTCTCTCGCTCTTCCCTTACCAACCTTACTGTAGCATTTTCTAATTGTTTTTGTAACGTATGGATAGCAGCCCTGTCTACCATTTGCCTTTCTTTGTATAACACTAATGTATCTACCCTGTAAACTGAAGGAGGACATGGTATTTTTACTGGCTCTACTATCTTCCCTATTCTTGCCTTTAAAATGCTATCGCAGTCTACTTCTACAAAAACCACCTCTTGTTCCATGTCACCTTTCAAGTAAGTAATACTATCTTTTGTAAAGACCAGAGGAGGATATAAGTCTGAGCACAATTGAGATAACACGCTTGGGTAATACGTTTGTACTTTTAGTAATTGTCTAGTTGCCGTTCTTTGCGAATAACAGCCTAGCAACATCATGGAAATGCATAACACTAATGCTGCGTAAGTGATAAGGTTTTTCATAGTGTTCATTTTAAATTGTCTTCCAACCGCAGGAGACGAGCATTGATAATTTGTATTTCCAGTTTCTGTATGGCGATATCCGTTTTAAAGCCATAATAAACACTAAGTACGGTAGACACACTTACTGCTGTACATATCACTAATGCCCAAATAAGTCTCAGATTAATTCCCTTTAACTGCTTGTCAATTATTGAGATCTCTTGTTGTGTCATGATACTGTTCTTCTTGACCTAAAAAGATGACACCTAATGCCAGAATGACCTGTGCCGTATTCAATCCATACTCAAACCAGCCCATAAGTAACTGTTTTGTAGCTACACTAATACCAGGCAATTCATCTATCAGATAATGCTTTGCAGCAATTAACAATGCCACAATAGAGGTAGTATTGATCACCCACTTGGGGGCACTATTCTTCACTTGGCTCAAGCCAAATCTTAATCTTTTGTTCATGGTGTTTTTTTTAGAAAGTTGTTAAAGCACTACGCTTCCACCCTGTGCTTGTTTTGATGTATATATAGTCGTCATCCCAAGAAACATCTCCAGCTTCCCCATTTGTATCGGAAGAAGAGGTTGGCGTGTAAGCAGTTCTTAATCTAAGTTGGTTGTACCCTGTTGTACCATCCAGGTCTAATAATGCAGTAGGAGTATTGTTATTAGACATCCTGCCTGTTTCCCCTTTTACGTACCACCTATCTGCAAGTGTTTGTAACGTTGAACCTGTAGCAATAGCAGAACCTGTAGCAAGAATCAAATCGGAAGGGATCGCAGCACCAGTACTCTTCCCTGCTGCCAATCGTAGCAAACCGCCTTCTTTATCAGTCCCTTTTCCTCCTGAAGCATTGATAGTTACCGGAGCTCCTACACCTGTAGACAGTGAGCTTTCCGGACCAGAACCAAAATAAACATCCCTATATCCACCCACATGAGTATTCGCATTACCATCCGCAAAAATCAATTGGTTGTCACCAGTAGTAGATTGGTTATTACCCATTATAGAAGAAAACTTATGTGATATGCTATTAGAGCTACCAATAATGAACTGTCCTCTGCTTGTTGATGTTGGAGGAACGTTTATGGTATTATTGCTACCATAAATATATTGATAAGTATCACCGGAAGTAATTGTATTGTAGTCACCAAAAGCATAACTACCAAGCTGTGCAGTCGATAGATTATTACCCTGCCCTATCATATATTGCCAGATTTTTGTAGTGTTACCTGTGTTATTATTTCCGATGGTAATATGCCTACCATTATCGTTAGTATTTAACACATTCGTTCTCCCAATATTTATAGACACAGGTTGGTACACAGTATTACCTTCTGTTATACTTATCGTTTTATTACCCTGATTAAAAACCAAACTACCTTCTACCATTAATGTAGATGATACTCTAGTTGCACCATTTACATCTAGCAAGTATCCATCATGTGTAGTTCTACCCAACAAGAATGAATTACTTTGAGAGAATCTACCTACCTCGAATGCTCCTCTTTTAAATATGAGATCATGATAAGTCCCAGCATTGATCGTTGTGGAATATCCAGTATTACTAATACTAGACCAATAAGCACTATTAAAACCACTGGCATTTGCTGAAGGTCGCAAGGTCAGCTTTGTTTCATACGAACTTGGGTTATTTACTTCAAAGGCATAGTAATCTGCAGCTTCACTAGTTTTATCTCCTACTTTCAACCCCGTAGATGCCGATATATCTTCAACTACGATTTGGTCTTTAGCTATAAAGCTATCGGTATAGGTAATACCTTCTACTTCTAAATCATACCCGTTATCAGCTTCTATGCCGCCAATAGCAACGTTCCCTGTCAACCCAAACACCTGCAAAGCATTTGCTGAAGAGTAACCGTGTAACTTTATTCCCTGATTTGTAGTATTCCCAGTAAATTCTATTGGTTGAAAAGGAAAGGCTGTATGTTGGTAAGACCATACCCCTTCGGGCATATATACCTGCCAACCATCACCTAAAATACCTCCTTTAAAGTCTACTTTCCTATATAAACCTTCCACAGAAATACTACCTGCCGAAGGTGGCGTTCCCCTAATCTCCAATGTAGTTTCCCCAGCACTACCTGTTTTAACATCAAGACTATTTGTCGCTAAGTATGCTCCGTAATTATATAATCCTAGATCAAGTTTGGTAATAGAATGGTAAGTACCTTTTATGCTGATTGCATCTGTGTATTCATAGGCTGGATTATCGATATCTAAATACATCATATTATTAGCATGTATATTCCCATTAATGTCCAATTTATAACCCTGATCATTATTAGTCCCTAACAATACACCACCTAGTCCGGTTACCGTCAAATATGGTTCTTCATTAGCACCAAGTACTTTAAGCGGGGTAAATACAGAAGAATTATATACATTTTTTACACGAACAATATCTTGACCTACAGGAACATCCTCATTATCACTAGCACTAAAAGAGACTCCGTAACCATTTGTTTTTATCCTATGATTACCTATTGCTAATGTGTGGGTGTAGGCGTTATCATTATTAGTAGTTGTCTTTAAAAAAGTACTTTGTCCTCCTCTATGAAGATGTAATACAGCATCATCATAACTCCCGTCAATATTTAGTGCGTAATTATCAGTAGTGGTATCTCCACCAATGCTCATATTACCATTAGCAAACACTCTCACTACTCTATTCCCGTTTGTCACAACATCAACAGGTTGATTGTCATTCGAGCCAACTTCTAAGGGTTCCCCAAAAGTATTTCCACCTTGCAACAAGAAGTTATTCTTAAGAAACGTAGTATCCTTATAGGTCATATACCTTACACGTTCACTTCCATCAAAATGATAGAGTACGCTATCTTGTAAATCATATACAAACATGGCACGCTTCTCCGTTTTAATACTATCCAATAACACACGTGGAAAAATGATTCCTTTCTCTGTTGTATCTGCGCCTACCTCTAGCCATGCAGAAGTATCCGCAAAACTGCGATCGCCTTTACCAATAGCTAAAGAGCCACTTATATAATATTGTTTCATGAGTTTCCCCGTTTGTGCGTGAGCTGACAACACACACAACAGAGATAATAGGGTGAATAGTGTTTTCATTTTTTGACTTATTTAAAATATAAAATGGTGATTTTTTGGCCTTCAATTAAAGGTTGATTCCAACTCACAATACCAGTTACATTATCGAATAGATACTCTTCATCTCCATTACCTGTTTGTATAATAGCACCTTCTACAAA
Protein-coding sequences here:
- a CDS encoding SRPBCC family protein; amino-acid sequence: MRLLNRALGANAISAFLSGAALIIYQFKIAAIFGVEKTTIFWLTGVGLVYFSATILSEIKRKRSGYILWIIAQDAIWVLASAIIVITKPFSITNEGYFLIKLFALIVLFFTVFQSVGLAQMDNVANQKFKRLSFSRVVKADKARVWSIISNVKDYHKVAPGIDNVTILSGEAQGMQRQCSHGKKRWTETCTLWEEGQQYSFEVDTKAPDYPYPLSYLKGIWIAKELSDTETEIIMHFDFIYKYKIYNVIIHPIMRCRFKNSCEQLLDNWEQQVEEGGR
- a CDS encoding N-acetylmuramoyl-L-alanine amidase; this translates as MRTIKYLVVHCTATPTDTKIESIKGYWQNILGWRNPGYHYIITYKGEIKQLHSEDKIANGVRGYNKNSIHLSYIGGVDEDGRPMDTKSKEQEIAMLKLLLNLRARYPDAIILGHNNFPDVRKACPSFSVNDWLRIV